In a genomic window of Rhododendron vialii isolate Sample 1 chromosome 12a, ASM3025357v1:
- the LOC131310285 gene encoding RNA-binding motif protein 25 isoform X5, which yields MLCCNLCYACMPRYPFPPMVRPTYPPRPPGPIMPPQLRPPVMGIRGPINPPLIRPVASPSITPTDKSQTTVYVGKIASTIENDFIRSLLELCGLVKNWKRAQDPTDGTPKGFGICEFDSAEGVLRALRLLCKLNVDGQELMINIAPATREYLERYVEKKTESSKKLKETESEGAEKEEEGAPSAEKSEPPKPSGEDVKKDDKDSTKEETNDTASFGIVTDEDREADREALEKLTGMIEERLKNRPLPPPPPLPAADASGHSNSEQPAGSKDGDSDVDTPRNGETNIRDIGSSITSYSIVELNKIVEISVTANIDYVSFEIDLYKVRLISFVPLLLRLIYFGDAAEDKNDDEMTSDSKPTSEHDKPETSSPDRSRRHDRRSKERERDLKREKERELERYEREREQDRARRDRERDYKIKEDDRRYKARVKEWESREREKEYVRKLEKEKEKEREYKRKREVLDQEDEIDVSDSKRRKHKSSGSEERRRRLREKEEDFDDRLKEEEEVAEAKRRAEEELQKQKERDALEIPPVDHFINGGDKAVLPDETNVVIKDEAAEETYNGDYGGEVTENGNGDESVAGSNAALDTRHDSNSSSKKLGFGLVGSGKRTAVPSVFNEEEDEDARKDKKMRPLVPIDYSTEELQAVQSTISGAPSPNLAAAAEFAKRISSVTKEEKPDAEKERSRRSHDRSSLRDRGRNEDETSRSRDEGRKDNYVRSRDREQGLDKAKTPDNQKLLDAKQLIDLIPKTKDELFSYEINWAIYDKNELHDRMRPWISKKITEFLGEEETTLVDFIVSSTQEHVKASEMLGRLQSILDDEAEMFVLKMWRMLIFEIKKIETGLALRSKT from the exons ATGCTGTGCTGCAATCTCTGTTATGCAT GCATGCCTCGTTATCCATTTCCGCCGATGGTTCGACCAACATATCCTCCACGTCCACCTGGTCCCATCATGCCACCACAGTTACGTCCCCCTGTTATGGGGATTCGTGGTCCCATTAACCCTCCTCTTATTAGGCCAGTGGCCAGTCCAAGTATTACACCAACAGATAAATCACAAACTACAGTGTATGTTGGCAAGATAGCATCAacaattgaaaatgattttATCCGCTCTCTCCTTGAG CTCTGTGGACTTGTCAAGAACTGGAAACGTGCCCAAGATCCCACCGATGGCACACCTAAAGGTTTTGGGATTTGTGAGTTTGATTCTGCTGAAGGGGTTCTACGTGCATTGAGGCTGCTATGTAAATTGAATGTTGATGGACAAGAGCTGATG ATAAATATTGCACCAGCAACGAGAGAGTATCTTGAGCGTTATGTTGAAAAGAAAACTGAAAGCTCAAAGAAACTCAAAGAGACTGAAAGTGAAGGTGCCGAGAAAGAGGAAGAGGGTGCACCAAGTGCTGAGAAGAGTGAACCTCCAAAGCCCTCTGGTGAGGACGTTAAAAAAGATGACAAAGATTCAACTAAAGAAGAAACTAATGACACTGCTAGTTTTGGTATTGTGACTGATGAAGACCGAGAAGCTGATCGAGAGGCTCTAGAGAAGCTTACAGGTATGATAGAAGAGAGATTAAAGAACAGGCCTCTACCTCCACCACCTCCGCTGCCAGCTGCTGATGCTTCCGGTCACTCAAACTCCGAGCAGCCAGCTGGATCAAAGGATGGGGACTCTGATGTGGATACACCAAGAAATGGTGAGACTAATATAAGGGATATAGGGAGCTCTATCACGTCGTATTCGATAGTTGAGTTGAACAAAATTGTTGAAATAAGTGTTACTGCCAATATAGATTATGTTTCCTTTGAAATAGATTTGTACAAGGTTCGTTTGATATCCTTTGTCCCCCTTTTGCTTCGTCTCATCTATTTTGGTGATGCAGCTGAAGATAAAAATGACGATGAGATGACAAGTGACAGCAAACCTACAAGTGAGCATGACAAGCCTGAAACAAGTTCACCTGATAGGAGTAGAAGACATGATAGGAGGAGCAAAGAAAGGGAACGAGATTTGAAACGGGAAAAGGAAAGGGAACTGGAAAGGTACGAAAGAGAAAGGGAGCAGGACCGAGCTAGGAGAGATAGGGAGAGAGATTACAAGATTAAGGAAGATGACCGTAGGTACAAGGCACGTGTTAAGGAGTGGGAAtccagagagagggagaaagagtaTGTGCGGAAGctggagaaagaaaaggagaaagagagagagtataaGCGGAAACGGGAAGTTTTGGATCAAGAGGATGAAATTGATGTTAGTGATTCGAAAAGGAGGAAACACAAGAGCAGTGGCTCAGAGGAGAGAAGAAGGCGGCTAAGGGAGAAGGAAGAGGACTTCGATGACAGACttaaagaagaggaagaagttgcTGAGGCCAAGAGGAGGGCTGAGGAGGAACTTcagaaacaaaaagagagagacgcGCTAGAAATTCCACCTGTTGATCATTTTATAAACGGTGGTGATAAAGCCGTATTGCCTGATGAAACTAATGTGGTGATCAAAGATGAGGCTGCTGAAGAAACTTACAATGGTGATTATG GAGGTGAGGTTACAGAAAATGGCAATGGGGATGAATCAGTCGCTGGATCGAATGCTGCCTTAGACACTCGACATGATAGCAATTCATCTTCTAAAAAGTTGGGATTCGGTCTTGTGGGGTCAGGAAAACGAACTGCTGTCCCCTCTGTTTTCAATGAAGAGGAAGATGAGGATGCGCGGAAGGATAAAAAGATGAGGCCTCTGGTTCCCATTGATTACTCAACTGAGGAGCTGCAGGCTGTCCAATCTACCATTTCTGGGGCACCATCTCCAAATTTGGCTGCAGCAGCAGAATTTGCGAAACGTATCTCCAGTGTTACCAAAGAAGAGAAGCCtgatgcagaaaaagaaagaagcaggCGTTCTCATGATAGGTCTAGCCTAAGGGATAGAGGGCGGAATGAAGATGAGACTAGTCGCAGCAGAGATGAGGGTAGAAAAGACAATTATGTGCGGAGCAGGGATAGGGAACAAGGACTGGATAAAGCTAAGACACCAGATAATCAGAAGCTCTTGGATGCAAAGCAATTGATTGATCTGATACCGAAGACCAAGGATGAATTGTTCTCTTATGAGATTAACTGGGCCATTTATGATAAG AATGAGCTGCATGATAGAATGAGACCGTGGATCTCTAAGAAGATAACAGAGTTTTTGGGCGAGGAAGAGACCACATTGGTAGACTTCATTGTGTCCAGCACGCAGGAACACGTTAAGGCATCCGAAATGCTGGGGAGGCTCCAGTCTATCTTGGATGATGAAGCTGAAATGTTCGTGCTAAAGATGTGGAGGATGCTTATTTTTGAAATCAAGAAGATAGAGACCGGTCTTGCTTTGAGGTCTAAAACCTGA
- the LOC131310285 gene encoding RNA-binding motif protein 25 isoform X6, whose protein sequence is MPRYPFPPMVRPTYPPRPPGPIMPPQLRPPVMGIRGPINPPLIRPVASPSITPTDKSQTTVYVGKIASTIENDFIRSLLELCGLVKNWKRAQDPTDGTPKGFGICEFDSAEGVLRALRLLCKLNVDGQELMINIAPATREYLERYVEKKTESSKKLKETESEGAEKEEEGAPSAEKSEPPKPSGEDVKKDDKDSTKEETNDTASFGIVTDEDREADREALEKLTGMIEERLKNRPLPPPPPLPAADASGHSNSEQPAGSKDGDSDVDTPRNGETNIRDIGSSITSYSIVELNKIVEISVTANIDYVSFEIDLYKVRLISFVPLLLRLIYFGDAAEDKNDDEMTSDSKPTSEHDKPETSSPDRSRRHDRRSKERERDLKREKERELERYEREREQDRARRDRERDYKIKEDDRRYKARVKEWESREREKEYVRKLEKEKEKEREYKRKREVLDQEDEIDVSDSKRRKHKSSGSEERRRRLREKEEDFDDRLKEEEEVAEAKRRAEEELQKQKERDALEIPPVDHFINGGDKAVLPDETNVVIKDEAAEETYNGDYGGEVTENGNGDESVAGSNAALDTRHDSNSSSKKLGFGLVGSGKRTAVPSVFNEEEDEDARKDKKMRPLVPIDYSTEELQAVQSTISGAPSPNLAAAAEFAKRISSVTKEEKPDAEKERSRRSHDRSSLRDRGRNEDETSRSRDEGRKDNYVRSRDREQGLDKAKTPDNQKLLDAKQLIDLIPKTKDELFSYEINWAIYDKNELHDRMRPWISKKITEFLGEEETTLVDFIVSSTQEHVKASEMLGRLQSILDDEAEMFVLKMWRMLIFEIKKIETGLALRSKT, encoded by the exons ATGCCTCGTTATCCATTTCCGCCGATGGTTCGACCAACATATCCTCCACGTCCACCTGGTCCCATCATGCCACCACAGTTACGTCCCCCTGTTATGGGGATTCGTGGTCCCATTAACCCTCCTCTTATTAGGCCAGTGGCCAGTCCAAGTATTACACCAACAGATAAATCACAAACTACAGTGTATGTTGGCAAGATAGCATCAacaattgaaaatgattttATCCGCTCTCTCCTTGAG CTCTGTGGACTTGTCAAGAACTGGAAACGTGCCCAAGATCCCACCGATGGCACACCTAAAGGTTTTGGGATTTGTGAGTTTGATTCTGCTGAAGGGGTTCTACGTGCATTGAGGCTGCTATGTAAATTGAATGTTGATGGACAAGAGCTGATG ATAAATATTGCACCAGCAACGAGAGAGTATCTTGAGCGTTATGTTGAAAAGAAAACTGAAAGCTCAAAGAAACTCAAAGAGACTGAAAGTGAAGGTGCCGAGAAAGAGGAAGAGGGTGCACCAAGTGCTGAGAAGAGTGAACCTCCAAAGCCCTCTGGTGAGGACGTTAAAAAAGATGACAAAGATTCAACTAAAGAAGAAACTAATGACACTGCTAGTTTTGGTATTGTGACTGATGAAGACCGAGAAGCTGATCGAGAGGCTCTAGAGAAGCTTACAGGTATGATAGAAGAGAGATTAAAGAACAGGCCTCTACCTCCACCACCTCCGCTGCCAGCTGCTGATGCTTCCGGTCACTCAAACTCCGAGCAGCCAGCTGGATCAAAGGATGGGGACTCTGATGTGGATACACCAAGAAATGGTGAGACTAATATAAGGGATATAGGGAGCTCTATCACGTCGTATTCGATAGTTGAGTTGAACAAAATTGTTGAAATAAGTGTTACTGCCAATATAGATTATGTTTCCTTTGAAATAGATTTGTACAAGGTTCGTTTGATATCCTTTGTCCCCCTTTTGCTTCGTCTCATCTATTTTGGTGATGCAGCTGAAGATAAAAATGACGATGAGATGACAAGTGACAGCAAACCTACAAGTGAGCATGACAAGCCTGAAACAAGTTCACCTGATAGGAGTAGAAGACATGATAGGAGGAGCAAAGAAAGGGAACGAGATTTGAAACGGGAAAAGGAAAGGGAACTGGAAAGGTACGAAAGAGAAAGGGAGCAGGACCGAGCTAGGAGAGATAGGGAGAGAGATTACAAGATTAAGGAAGATGACCGTAGGTACAAGGCACGTGTTAAGGAGTGGGAAtccagagagagggagaaagagtaTGTGCGGAAGctggagaaagaaaaggagaaagagagagagtataaGCGGAAACGGGAAGTTTTGGATCAAGAGGATGAAATTGATGTTAGTGATTCGAAAAGGAGGAAACACAAGAGCAGTGGCTCAGAGGAGAGAAGAAGGCGGCTAAGGGAGAAGGAAGAGGACTTCGATGACAGACttaaagaagaggaagaagttgcTGAGGCCAAGAGGAGGGCTGAGGAGGAACTTcagaaacaaaaagagagagacgcGCTAGAAATTCCACCTGTTGATCATTTTATAAACGGTGGTGATAAAGCCGTATTGCCTGATGAAACTAATGTGGTGATCAAAGATGAGGCTGCTGAAGAAACTTACAATGGTGATTATG GAGGTGAGGTTACAGAAAATGGCAATGGGGATGAATCAGTCGCTGGATCGAATGCTGCCTTAGACACTCGACATGATAGCAATTCATCTTCTAAAAAGTTGGGATTCGGTCTTGTGGGGTCAGGAAAACGAACTGCTGTCCCCTCTGTTTTCAATGAAGAGGAAGATGAGGATGCGCGGAAGGATAAAAAGATGAGGCCTCTGGTTCCCATTGATTACTCAACTGAGGAGCTGCAGGCTGTCCAATCTACCATTTCTGGGGCACCATCTCCAAATTTGGCTGCAGCAGCAGAATTTGCGAAACGTATCTCCAGTGTTACCAAAGAAGAGAAGCCtgatgcagaaaaagaaagaagcaggCGTTCTCATGATAGGTCTAGCCTAAGGGATAGAGGGCGGAATGAAGATGAGACTAGTCGCAGCAGAGATGAGGGTAGAAAAGACAATTATGTGCGGAGCAGGGATAGGGAACAAGGACTGGATAAAGCTAAGACACCAGATAATCAGAAGCTCTTGGATGCAAAGCAATTGATTGATCTGATACCGAAGACCAAGGATGAATTGTTCTCTTATGAGATTAACTGGGCCATTTATGATAAG AATGAGCTGCATGATAGAATGAGACCGTGGATCTCTAAGAAGATAACAGAGTTTTTGGGCGAGGAAGAGACCACATTGGTAGACTTCATTGTGTCCAGCACGCAGGAACACGTTAAGGCATCCGAAATGCTGGGGAGGCTCCAGTCTATCTTGGATGATGAAGCTGAAATGTTCGTGCTAAAGATGTGGAGGATGCTTATTTTTGAAATCAAGAAGATAGAGACCGGTCTTGCTTTGAGGTCTAAAACCTGA
- the LOC131310285 gene encoding RNA-binding motif protein 25 isoform X7, which produces MPRYPFPPMVRPTYPPRPPGPIMPPQLRPPVMGIRGPINPPLIRPVASPSITPTDKSQTTVYVGKIASTIENDFIRSLLELCGLVKNWKRAQDPTDGTPKGFGICEFDSAEGVLRALRLLCKLNVDGQELMINIAPATREYLERYVEKKTESSKKLKETESEGAEKEEEGAPSAEKSEPPKPSGEDVKKDDKDSTKEETNDTASFGIVTDEDREADREALEKLTGMIEERLKNRPLPPPPPLPAADASGHSNSEQPAGSKDGDSDVDTPRNAEDKNDDEMTSDSKPTSEHDKPETSSPDRSRRHDRRSKERERDLKREKERELERYEREREQDRARRDRERDYKIKEDDRRYKARVKEWESREREKEYVRKLEKEKEKEREYKRKREVLDQEDEIDVSDSKRRKHKSSGSEERRRRLREKEEDFDDRLKEEEEVAEAKRRAEEELQKQKERDALEIPPVDHFINGGDKAVLPDETNVVIKDEAAEETYNGDYGGEVTENGNGDESVAGSNAALDTRHDSNSSSKKLGFGLVGSGKRTAVPSVFNEEEDEDARKDKKMRPLVPIDYSTEELQAVQSTISGAPSPNLAAAAEFAKRISSVTKEEKPDAEKERSRRSHDRSSLRDRGRNEDETSRSRDEGRKDNYVRSRDREQGLDKAKTPDNQKLLDAKQLIDLIPKTKDELFSYEINWAIYDKNELHDRMRPWISKKITEFLGEEETTLVDFIVSSTQEHVKASEMLGRLQSILDDEAEMFVLKMWRMLIFEIKKIETGLALRSKT; this is translated from the exons ATGCCTCGTTATCCATTTCCGCCGATGGTTCGACCAACATATCCTCCACGTCCACCTGGTCCCATCATGCCACCACAGTTACGTCCCCCTGTTATGGGGATTCGTGGTCCCATTAACCCTCCTCTTATTAGGCCAGTGGCCAGTCCAAGTATTACACCAACAGATAAATCACAAACTACAGTGTATGTTGGCAAGATAGCATCAacaattgaaaatgattttATCCGCTCTCTCCTTGAG CTCTGTGGACTTGTCAAGAACTGGAAACGTGCCCAAGATCCCACCGATGGCACACCTAAAGGTTTTGGGATTTGTGAGTTTGATTCTGCTGAAGGGGTTCTACGTGCATTGAGGCTGCTATGTAAATTGAATGTTGATGGACAAGAGCTGATG ATAAATATTGCACCAGCAACGAGAGAGTATCTTGAGCGTTATGTTGAAAAGAAAACTGAAAGCTCAAAGAAACTCAAAGAGACTGAAAGTGAAGGTGCCGAGAAAGAGGAAGAGGGTGCACCAAGTGCTGAGAAGAGTGAACCTCCAAAGCCCTCTGGTGAGGACGTTAAAAAAGATGACAAAGATTCAACTAAAGAAGAAACTAATGACACTGCTAGTTTTGGTATTGTGACTGATGAAGACCGAGAAGCTGATCGAGAGGCTCTAGAGAAGCTTACAGGTATGATAGAAGAGAGATTAAAGAACAGGCCTCTACCTCCACCACCTCCGCTGCCAGCTGCTGATGCTTCCGGTCACTCAAACTCCGAGCAGCCAGCTGGATCAAAGGATGGGGACTCTGATGTGGATACACCAAGAAATG CTGAAGATAAAAATGACGATGAGATGACAAGTGACAGCAAACCTACAAGTGAGCATGACAAGCCTGAAACAAGTTCACCTGATAGGAGTAGAAGACATGATAGGAGGAGCAAAGAAAGGGAACGAGATTTGAAACGGGAAAAGGAAAGGGAACTGGAAAGGTACGAAAGAGAAAGGGAGCAGGACCGAGCTAGGAGAGATAGGGAGAGAGATTACAAGATTAAGGAAGATGACCGTAGGTACAAGGCACGTGTTAAGGAGTGGGAAtccagagagagggagaaagagtaTGTGCGGAAGctggagaaagaaaaggagaaagagagagagtataaGCGGAAACGGGAAGTTTTGGATCAAGAGGATGAAATTGATGTTAGTGATTCGAAAAGGAGGAAACACAAGAGCAGTGGCTCAGAGGAGAGAAGAAGGCGGCTAAGGGAGAAGGAAGAGGACTTCGATGACAGACttaaagaagaggaagaagttgcTGAGGCCAAGAGGAGGGCTGAGGAGGAACTTcagaaacaaaaagagagagacgcGCTAGAAATTCCACCTGTTGATCATTTTATAAACGGTGGTGATAAAGCCGTATTGCCTGATGAAACTAATGTGGTGATCAAAGATGAGGCTGCTGAAGAAACTTACAATGGTGATTATG GAGGTGAGGTTACAGAAAATGGCAATGGGGATGAATCAGTCGCTGGATCGAATGCTGCCTTAGACACTCGACATGATAGCAATTCATCTTCTAAAAAGTTGGGATTCGGTCTTGTGGGGTCAGGAAAACGAACTGCTGTCCCCTCTGTTTTCAATGAAGAGGAAGATGAGGATGCGCGGAAGGATAAAAAGATGAGGCCTCTGGTTCCCATTGATTACTCAACTGAGGAGCTGCAGGCTGTCCAATCTACCATTTCTGGGGCACCATCTCCAAATTTGGCTGCAGCAGCAGAATTTGCGAAACGTATCTCCAGTGTTACCAAAGAAGAGAAGCCtgatgcagaaaaagaaagaagcaggCGTTCTCATGATAGGTCTAGCCTAAGGGATAGAGGGCGGAATGAAGATGAGACTAGTCGCAGCAGAGATGAGGGTAGAAAAGACAATTATGTGCGGAGCAGGGATAGGGAACAAGGACTGGATAAAGCTAAGACACCAGATAATCAGAAGCTCTTGGATGCAAAGCAATTGATTGATCTGATACCGAAGACCAAGGATGAATTGTTCTCTTATGAGATTAACTGGGCCATTTATGATAAG AATGAGCTGCATGATAGAATGAGACCGTGGATCTCTAAGAAGATAACAGAGTTTTTGGGCGAGGAAGAGACCACATTGGTAGACTTCATTGTGTCCAGCACGCAGGAACACGTTAAGGCATCCGAAATGCTGGGGAGGCTCCAGTCTATCTTGGATGATGAAGCTGAAATGTTCGTGCTAAAGATGTGGAGGATGCTTATTTTTGAAATCAAGAAGATAGAGACCGGTCTTGCTTTGAGGTCTAAAACCTGA
- the LOC131310286 gene encoding benzaldehyde dehydrogenase, mitochondrial-like isoform X1 codes for MAALRLLSRSLRSSSSSSSSSLPLLSRGKNSYLGRGGWKYSTAAAIEEPIKPSLTIDHTQLLINGKFVDAASGKTFSTLDPRTGEVIADVAEGDAEDINKAVSAARKAFDEGPWPKMTAYERSRILLRFADLVEKHNDEIAALETWDNGKPYEQSATIEVPMFVRLFRYYAGWADKIHGLTVPADGPYHVQTLREPIGVAGQIIPWNFPLLMFAWKVGPALACGNTVVLKTAEQTPLSALYVSKLMHEAGLPPGVLNVVSGFGPTAGASLASHMDVDKIAFTGSTATGKIILQLAATSNLKKTTLELGGKSPFIVCEDADVDQAVELAHFALFFNQGQCCCAGSRTYVHERVYDEFLEKAKARAIQRSVGDPFKGGIEQGPQIDSEQFEKILRCIRAGIDGGATLETGGGRFGTKGYYIKPTVFSNVQDDMLIAKEEIFGPVQSILKYKDLGEVIRRANASRYGLAAGVFTQNIDTANTLTRALRVGTVWVNCFDIFDAAIPFGGYKMSGQGREKGVYSLDNYLQVKAVVTPLKNPAWL; via the exons ATGGCGGCTTTGAGGCTTCTCTCTCGCTCCTTacgctcttcttcttcttcttcttcttcatctcttCCTCTACTTTCTCGAG gtAAGAACTCTTACCTTGGCAGAGGAGGCTGGAAATATAGCACTGCTGCTGCTATTGAGGAGCCAATCAAGCCATCCCTGACAATAGACCACACTCAGCTCCTTAtcaatggaaaatttgtagatGCAGCATCTG GGAAAACATTTTCGACTTTGGATCCTAGGACAGGGGAGGTGATTGCTGACGTTGCTGAAGGTGATGCAGAAGACATCAACAAAGCAGTCTCTGCAGCTCGCAAGGCCTTTGATGAAGGACCATGGCCCAAAATGACTGCTTAT GAAAGATCTCGGATATTGTTGCGCTTTGCTGATTTGGTTGAAAAGCATAATGATGAAATTGCAGCACTTGAGACTTGGGATAATGGGAAGCCATATGAACAGTCTGCCACCATTGAAGTACCAATGTTTGTACGCCTCTTTCGGTATTATGCTG GTTGGGCAGATAAAATTCACGGTCTCACAGTTCCTGCTGATGGACCATATCACGTGCAAACGCTGCGTGAACCAATTGGCGTTGCTGGACAGATTATCCCCTGGAATTTTCCTCTTCTCATGTTTGCTTGGAAAGTTGGACCTGCATTAGCATGTGGTAACACTGTTGTTCTAAAAACAGCAGAACAGACCCCATTGTCTGCTCTCTACGTTTCAAAACTAATGCACGAG GCTGGCCTTCCTCCAGGTGTTCTGAACGTGGTTTCTGGTTTCGGTCCCACTGCTGGTGCATCTCTAGCCAGTCATATGGATGTTGACAAG ATCGCTTTCACTGGATCAACAGCAACCGGAAAAATTATACTCCAATTGGCAGCTACAAGCAATCTTAAGAAAACGACTTTGGAGCTCGGCGGGAAATCTCCCTTCATTGTATGTGAGGATGCGGATGTGGATCAGGCTGTCGAACTGGCTCACTTTGCTCTATTCTTTAACCAG GGACAATGCTGCTGTGCTGGCTCTCGCACATACGTACATGAGCGTGTatatgatgagtttttagaGAAAGCCAAGGCACGTGCTATTCAACGTTCTGTTGGTGATCCTTTTAAGGGTGGAATTGAACAAGGGCCTCAG ATTGATTCAGAGCAATTTGAAAAGATTCTGAGGTGTATAAGAGCTGGTATCGATGGCGGAGCTACCCTCGAAACTGGAGGGGGGAGATTTGGCACAAAAGGTTACTATATTAAGCCCACTGTGTTCTCAAATGTTCAG GATGACATGTTGATAGCAAAGGAAGAAATCTTTGGTCCAGTGCAGTCTATCTTGAAATACAA GGATCTCGGTGAAGTTATACGAAGAGCGAATGCCTCTCGCTACGGACTGGCTGCTGGAGTCTTTACCCAAAACATCGACACTGCCAACACTTTGACACGGGCATTGAGAGTTGGGACGGTGTGGGTTAATTGCTTTGACATATTTGATGCAGCGATTCCCTTTGGCGGGTATAAGATGAGTGGACAGGGCAGAGAGAAGGGTGTCTACAGTCTTGACAACTACTTGCAAGTGAAGGCTGTCGTTACACCATTGAAGAATCCAGCATGGCTATAA
- the LOC131310286 gene encoding benzaldehyde dehydrogenase, mitochondrial-like isoform X2, translating into MLLASEMAALRLLSRSFRPSSLSSVALFSRGKNSYLGRGGWKYSTAAAIEEPIKPSLTIDHTQLLINGKFVDAASGKTFSTLDPRTGEVIADVAEGDAEDINKAVSAARKAFDEGPWPKMTAYERSRILLRFADLVEKHNDEIAALETWDNGKPYEQSATIEVPMFVRLFRYYAGWADKIHGLTVPADGPYHVQTLREPIGVAGQIIPWNFPLLMFAWKVGPALACGNTVVLKTAEQTPLSALYVSKLMHEAGLPPGVLNVVSGFGPTAGASLASHMDVDKIAFTGSTATGKIILQLAATSNLKKTTLELGGKSPFIVCEDADVDQAVELAHFALFFNQGQCCCAGSRTYVHERVYDEFLEKAKARAIQRSVGDPFKGGIEQGPQIDSEQFEKILRCIRAGIDGGATLETGGGRFGTKGYYIKPTVFSNVQDDMLIAKEEIFGPVQSILKYKDLGEVIRRANASRYGLAAGVFTQNIDTANTLTRALRVGTVWVNCFDIFDAAIPFGGYKMSGQGREKGVYSLDNYLQVKAVVTPLKNPAWL; encoded by the exons ATGCTTTTGGCTTCAGAAATGGCGGCTTTGAGGCTTCTCTCTCGCTCCTTTCgtccttcttctctctcctctgttgCTCTATTTTCTCGAG gtAAGAACTCTTACCTTGGCAGAGGAGGCTGGAAATATAGCACTGCTGCTGCTATTGAGGAGCCAATCAAGCCATCCCTGACAATAGACCACACTCAGCTCCTTAtcaatggaaaatttgtagatGCAGCATCTG GGAAAACATTTTCGACTTTGGATCCTAGGACAGGGGAGGTGATTGCTGACGTTGCTGAAGGTGATGCAGAAGACATCAACAAAGCAGTCTCTGCAGCTCGCAAGGCCTTTGATGAAGGACCATGGCCCAAAATGACTGCTTAT GAAAGATCTCGGATATTGTTGCGCTTTGCTGATTTGGTTGAAAAGCATAATGATGAAATTGCAGCACTTGAGACTTGGGATAATGGGAAGCCATATGAACAGTCTGCCACCATTGAAGTACCAATGTTTGTACGCCTCTTTCGGTATTATGCTG GTTGGGCAGATAAAATTCACGGTCTCACAGTTCCTGCTGATGGACCATATCACGTGCAAACGCTGCGTGAACCAATTGGCGTTGCTGGACAGATTATCCCCTGGAATTTTCCTCTTCTCATGTTTGCTTGGAAAGTTGGACCTGCATTAGCATGTGGTAACACTGTTGTTCTAAAAACAGCAGAACAGACCCCATTGTCTGCTCTCTACGTTTCAAAACTAATGCACGAG GCTGGCCTTCCTCCAGGTGTTCTGAACGTGGTTTCTGGTTTCGGTCCCACTGCTGGTGCATCTCTAGCCAGTCATATGGATGTTGACAAG ATCGCTTTCACTGGATCAACAGCAACCGGAAAAATTATACTCCAATTGGCAGCTACAAGCAATCTTAAGAAAACGACTTTGGAGCTCGGCGGGAAATCTCCCTTCATTGTATGTGAGGATGCGGATGTGGATCAGGCTGTCGAACTGGCTCACTTTGCTCTATTCTTTAACCAG GGACAATGCTGCTGTGCTGGCTCTCGCACATACGTACATGAGCGTGTatatgatgagtttttagaGAAAGCCAAGGCACGTGCTATTCAACGTTCTGTTGGTGATCCTTTTAAGGGTGGAATTGAACAAGGGCCTCAG ATTGATTCAGAGCAATTTGAAAAGATTCTGAGGTGTATAAGAGCTGGTATCGATGGCGGAGCTACCCTCGAAACTGGAGGGGGGAGATTTGGCACAAAAGGTTACTATATTAAGCCCACTGTGTTCTCAAATGTTCAG GATGACATGTTGATAGCAAAGGAAGAAATCTTTGGTCCAGTGCAGTCTATCTTGAAATACAA GGATCTCGGTGAAGTTATACGAAGAGCGAATGCCTCTCGCTACGGACTGGCTGCTGGAGTCTTTACCCAAAACATCGACACTGCCAACACTTTGACACGGGCATTGAGAGTTGGGACGGTGTGGGTTAATTGCTTTGACATATTTGATGCAGCGATTCCCTTTGGCGGGTATAAGATGAGTGGACAGGGCAGAGAGAAGGGTGTCTACAGTCTTGACAACTACTTGCAAGTGAAGGCTGTCGTTACACCATTGAAGAATCCAGCATGGCTATAA